The Meriones unguiculatus strain TT.TT164.6M chromosome 14, Bangor_MerUng_6.1, whole genome shotgun sequence sequence CTCTAAATTAGAACGCATCCCTTTCCATCCCATCTAGCTCTGATTTTTATCTCTGGATTTCCATGCAGCTCTCCAAACCTCAGCATTTTAGACTAAAACTTTTTGGACTCCCTCAAAAATGAAATACCAGGGAATATGAAAACTGTGTTCATAGGTGTCTCTTGAAGTCCTACACATGAAGCAGAAAGAAGGTACACAGATTCTCCTGTATACATAAGTCACACAGGAATTACTTAATGTCTCAAACCCCTCACATATACTCTACCTGCTTGCCAATAAACATAATCTTTGATTTGAGGATTTGAAGCTGATCATCAACATCTTGCGTTATTTCTTCTCTTCTCGAGTCAAGATACATTCTCAAATTCCCACCTTAACTCTTCTACCACCTTTTATCAACCTTTAGTAAACTGTCTGACAACATGGGTTCTCTCCTTATCTCTGTATCTTCTGGTTAAACTGCCTCTCTTAAACAAGTATCATCTATTCACTTTTATTAACCTGTTTCTCTagacaaatattttcaaatattattaGTTACTATATTTTGCCAATGCACTTCATTTCTTTAATGTGTAACGTTTTTGGTCTGGTATCAACATGTCATGAACTGTCTTCTCATGATTAAACATGTCCTGAAATTTCTAGTACATTCAGGAAGATCACTTCTATCAAAATTTGCAGATTATGTATCCATAGAATATGTGGAGCTCACATAGAAGCTGGTGGAACTTGGTAAAAATCTAAATAACAGTCCTCTTGCCCCAGTTTCACTTGCTTTTAGTTATCTGCTTTTGttgacaataaaattaaaaattttgacATGTTCCTATAATTTAAGCACTtcgaaggcagagacagaaagcaggATCCCAGGCTTTGCTGGATAGCCAGCcccacataatatatatatatatatatatatatatatatatatatatatatgctcaggTCCCGatgaaaatctcaaaaaaatatttacagaagTTTGATTCTAGCTGTTAGACACAACTATACCCTGAAACTTTGCCTTAACAATAATTAAACACATACCCAATAAATCAAAGCGATTAATCCTCCTATATTCACAACTTATATTCTATAAGTCTTAAAAGAGATTTATCTGTATTTCTCTTAAATGTGTAGTTTAATACAAATTCCAGGAATTTTGAAGTTGTATTATTTAATCTCTACATACTCAAGCATTCATGTCTAaaccagatatttcctcacaTAAGCACAAAGCTAAAATATGTCCTATAACTGCACAAGATTTATCTGATATCAGTAACTTTCCAaaagcatttttgttgtttttgtcttgaaTTAGACTTCAAAGGAGCTAACGCATTGCATTTTAAGTGGATGTAGCTTCTTTCTATATACTTTTTAAGACAGAACCTCATGCAGCTCAGGAAGATCTacaattcactatgtagctgagggtgtCCTTGAATGCCATTCCTCCTTATACTGTCTTCCAAGTGATGCAAGTTTACCATCATATTCAACTCATATTAAGGCTCTgaaatgtcctttttgtttttatttatttttctgaatatctatttattattattattatttatttcccagtcattttttaaatattttccatgtcttttaattttgtaaaaatgaTATCTCTTCCAAATTAATTTACTGGACTAAGGAAGTAGCACAGTTGGTGCAATATTTCTCATACAAGGAAGGGAattgagttcaatctccaggtcTTACGCAAAAAGCCAGGTGCtatggcacacagctgtaatcttaGTACAAGCATGGcgaagacaaataaaaaaaaaataactggtcATCCAGAAGAGCTGAAATGTGAGATCCATATTTAGtggaagaccctgcctcaaaaaattaagtaaaaggaTTGGGAAAGAAAACTGGCATAGAAGTCTAGCTTCAACACAAATGTATACCCACACCTCTATGTCTGTAcatataacacatacacacacagaaataatgtGTGCATTGATTAAAACCTAAAGATGAATATTACTCAGAGATGTTTATATACTAAGTAGGGTTTTATCGCATTTCTGATATCTGGGAACAGATTTTGCCATATGACCTATAAATCTGCTTAGCTGATATGTTCTTGACTTCTAAAACATGTAAATTATAAACTCATAGGtagtagaaaaagaaataaaagtctcaCCCACATAAGGACACATAGTAGATGTGTGTCATTGGTTTCCCACTAGCTTCTGTTAGAAAGAGCAGATGACTATAGAGGCTCCCTGTGCAATCAGATGGGAacggatgcagagacccacagccagaaatTATGTAGAGAAGGAATCTAAATTGGAGATTTCCATTGGTTTCTTTCCCTCAGAGCATGAAAATCCTGTTTAAAAGGGTGAGGAAAGATTGTAGGATTCAGAGGGAATAAAGAGCACAGCCTACTGATTCAACTAAGCAAGGTGCATAttgactcacagagactgaagtggtgATCATGGACGTGAACAAGTCTGCACCAGTCCTCTGTGTATAAGTTATGGCTGATTTCTTGGTGTTTTAATGGGACTTCTAACTGTGGGACAGGGTGTTCTTCTGACTCGTTGCCTAGTCTTGGGACTCTTTCTTCTGTTGGGTTGGGCTGTTCTCTTTCAGTGTGAAGGCTTTTGTCTTGTCTTATTGTATTATGTTTTGTTGTCATCTCTTTTGGGCCTTGtctttttttgatgggagatAAAGTGGAGTGTATATGGGAGAGATGGGAGGTGAGTGGGAACTTGGAGAAGTGGAGGGATGGAAAAGagttggaaagaaaaataaaataacatttgcaAAAGGAAACAATAGTGACATGTATGCCATGTTAACAAGGCTATTCTAGGTTACATTTTACTGACTTGAAGGTCACTTTGTTGAAACTATTGACATCTTCTATGGTTGTTGAATATTTCCTAGCATGTCCACTTTGATgttatgaagtaaaaaaaaaattgaccctCAAATCTTTCTAATGTAAAAGGCTTTCTGAAAACATCTCTTAGGGATAGCTCTGAAGATGGATTATACATAAACAGACTGATTCACTTCCCCACCAATCATTTTTTCCCTTGCCTTAAATCATAACTCTTCCCATCCTATAAATATCTGCAAATGTTATCTGATAAATTATATTTGAGATGTGATCTCCTATCCTTACACTTAGACATGAGGCAAATAAAACAACTTTGACAACAGTCTCTTTGTGACTGGCCTACTAGGCAAGCAGCAAAGTGAGCCTCGTTTAGTGACAATACTAGGGCATCATTTacttatacaatatattttgtcaACTGTTTTCAAACCACAGAAGGTAACTGTTATAGTTTGATCTCAGCTGCTGTAATAAACACAATGAGCAAAAGCAAGTTAGAAGGAGGAAATTTGTTATCTTACAAATTACAATTCATCCTATAAGGAAGCTAGGTCAGAAGCTCAGGGAAAAAACATGGACCTAGGCATTGAAGCAAAAACCATAGAACACTGCTGTTTACTGCCTTACTTTCCATTGCTTGCACAGCTTGTTTTCAtatgcaaccaaggaccattcacattAACCACAGAGCAAAAGAAAAACGATACAGAGACATTTCTACAGGCTAAATCTCAGGTAATTCTTTAATTGATATTTCTTTTCCCAagtaactctagtttgtgtcaaactGTCAAAACATTAACCagtttcacaaaatagaaacagaaggaacactaccaaactcattctaagaagccacagtcaccttggtacctaaacctcatgaagacccaacaaaaaaagagagaatttcaggccaatcccccttatgaacattgatgcaaaaatactcaacaaaatacctgcaaaccgaatgcaagaacacataaaagatatcatccactacgtccaagtaggcttcatcccaggtatgcagaggtggatcaatatatggaaatccatcaatgtgatccaccatataaacaaactgaaagaaaaaaaaaaaacacatgataatctatctagattctgaaaaagcatttgacaaaacccagcatccaattatgtttaaagtcttggagaaatcagggatacaagacacatacatgaacatagtaaaggcaacatacagcaagcctataaccaacatcaaacaaaatggagagaaactcaaatcaatcccactgaaatcagggacaaggcaaggctgcccactccatatctcttcaacatagttcttgaagtccttgctagagcaataagacaattaaaggagatcaaagggatacagaattggaaaggaagaagtcaaagtatcactatttgcagctatttgcagatgataggatagtatacccgagtgacccccaaaattctaccagagagctcctacagctgataaacaccttcagcaaactggccagatacaaaattaacacacacacacacacacacacacaagcgcgcgcacgcgcacgcacgtatgcaaacacacatacacacaaaatcagtagccctcctgtatacaaaagacaaaagggctgagaaagaaattagggaaacaaaacccttcacaatagccacaaaggacataaagtgtgatcctaaccaagaaagtcaaagacttgtatggaaaaaatttctagtctctgaagaagaaattagaagatatcagaaaatggtaAGATTTCccatgcttggcaggattaacatagaaaacacggccatcttaccaaaagcaatctacagattcaatacaattcccatcaaattaccaacacaattctttacagaccttgaaagaaaaattctcaacttcatacagaagaaacccagaattgctaaaacgccatccctgatctcaagctatactatacagcaacaatactaaaaaactgcatagtactggcatagaaacagaatggtggatcagtggaaccgaacagaagaccctgaaataaacctacacatttatggacacctaatctttggCAAAGATggcaaaaacatacaatggaaaaaaagatagcatcttcaataaatgatgctggtttaactggatgtttacatgtagaaaaatacaaataaatccatacttaaaccctgcacaaaactaaagttcaagtggatcaaagacctcaatgtaaaacacactaaacctgttagaagaaaacgtggggaagagctttgaactcactgacacaggagacaactgcctgaacagaacaccaacagcacaggctctaagagcaacaatcaattaatgggacctcatgaaactgaaaagcttcagtaaagcaaaggacactgtcattagaacaaaatgacagcctacagatcttcaccaatcctatatatgagagagagataatatctagaatatataaataacacaagaatttaaacagcaacaaatcaagtaatccaatttaaaaatggataaagatctaaacagagaattctcaacagaagaatattgattgaatggcagagaaacacttaaagaaatgttcagtgtccttagtcatcaaggagatgcaaatcaaaacaaccctgaggagGGGGAGGCCGTGGCAGGGAAGATGGCAGATGGGAAGGCGGGAGAGGAGAAGCCTGAGAAGCAGCAGCGAGCAGGAGCCGCCGGAGAAcctgaagaagaagcagaaaaaccTGTGAAAACTAAAACTGTTTCTTCTAGTAATGGAGGGGAAAGTTCCAGTCGCAGCGCTGAAAAGCAATCAGCTGAAGACGAAGCTGCAGACCTCCCAACAAAGCCTACAAAGATGTCCAAGTTTGGATTTGCCATAGGTAGTCAGACCACAAGGAAAGCATCCGCCATCTCCATCAGACTCAGGGCAAGTAAGCCTAAGGAAATGGTTCCAACTCTTGCTCCAAAAACACTTTCAGTAGCAGCAGCTTTCAATGAAGATGAAGATGGTGAGCCAGAAGAAATGCCTCCACAAGCAAAGATGAGGATGAAGAATATTGGAAGGGACACACCAATATCAGCTGGACCAAACTCCTTTAATAAAGGAAAGCATGGCTCTTCTGATAACCAGAAGCTGTGGGAGCGAAATATAAAATCTCATCTTGGAAATGTACACGACCAAGACAATTAAGTGAAGTGTTTTAAGattggggtgtgggtgggtgcACTTGGAAGGAACAGTCTCCTTTTGTTAAGAAAGGTGTAAGAGTAGCTTTGGAGccgtttttatttttgttttgttttgttttttcctctttttttctttttctttcttttttttaagattgagtGGTACACTAATAAATGAGAGTTTGAAATTAGAGgtaatttatgttttatatacaGATTTCAAGACATTTGCTAATTTTGTAGTTTCATGTGATTAGTTTCCAAAGGTTACAGATAATAAATCAGAAGTGGTACCTTTCTAAGAATTGCATATTTTTTTAGACACAACTATTATTACCACATTAAGAGGGAAGCCAAAAGTTACTGTCTACTTAAAACTGTAAGCAGTTCCTCTCCTGACTTCACTCCCTCATTACCTAAACTTTCTGGCTCCCAGGAACAGCCATACAGAGAGAGGGAGTATTGGATTCAGAAGACAATGTTACTGGACTATTGACTGAAAGTAAATTTAGATAAATTAAACCTTTTCCTGTGggcatttcattttgttttgggttATCATATACTAGTATTTCGTTGCTATCAGTGGGTACAGTCGctttgctcttattttttttttttttgtcaaaaattccTATGTGAAGTACTTAGTATTAGAAATAGCCCACTTTGCTGGAGCTTGCTTCCATTCAGGAGTCTTCAAAGGACACTATTTGCTACCAAATTAAATCAGTATTTTGAATGTGCTTCTCTTGGTTTTTATTCTAGTTCCTGTATTTCCATCAGAACTTGAGGCATATCATAAGGAAGCTGTTTCTTTTAAAGTACAAACCACCACCAAAAATATAAATGTCCATACTGCTTTAAGTATTTggctggcttttattttttaaaaggtttcaataccaaaaaaaaaaaaaaaagtataacaaTGTATGACAGATGAGGCAACACACTTTCTGTGACTTTTGAAGCATTTAAGTTACTAACTTATTAGATCCAATTTGAATTGAACTCATAAGATTTCTTATTTGTACAACTACATGGCTTATTTTAAGTATATACACACTGACCAGTGGttttaaaagcacattttaaTGACTGAACTAGGACAGAAATGCTTCTTCAAACACATTTTCATGATGAGTCTCTCACCACATGTACTCTTAGATTTGTGTATTGCagggtgtttgttttgtatttttgtattgtatatgggcttttttttttttttcaattcagtttattcaggaaccttgaacaatcctcggaccctggggaaagccagcccacagcttaaatagcctctgggtagccaacccaggcgtgccacgtgggcaatgcag is a genomic window containing:
- the LOC110540315 gene encoding PEST proteolytic signal-containing nuclear protein-like; its protein translation is MADGKAGEEKPEKQQRAGAAGEPEEEAEKPVKTKTVSSSNGGESSSRSAEKQSAEDEAADLPTKPTKMSKFGFAIGSQTTRKASAISIRLRASKPKEMVPTLAPKTLSVAAAFNEDEDGEPEEMPPQAKMRMKNIGRDTPISAGPNSFNKGKHGSSDNQKLWERNIKSHLGNVHDQDN